The proteins below come from a single Zea mays cultivar B73 chromosome 8, Zm-B73-REFERENCE-NAM-5.0, whole genome shotgun sequence genomic window:
- the LOC100278996 gene encoding uncharacterized protein LOC100278996 precursor has protein sequence MASDAAGAGATAAVLAILVVSSMGHPNKGPLCSECGSLCNTNCTAEAANSTTCRSYCDNDTTAAREDCERQVLQGCQAAYCSYGTCSRDCNLEAQNACLSIHDDYTDCQACKQGMFQSCFPTCQSNCNSTCVKKEHGC, from the coding sequence ATGGCTTCTGAtgccgccggcgccggcgccaccGCCGCCGTTCTCGCCATTCTGGTCGTATCTTCCATGGGGCATCCAAACAAAGGGCCATTATGCAGCGAGTGTGGGTCGCTGTGCAATACGAACTGCACTGCAGAGGCTGCCAACTCCACAACCTGCAGAAGCTACTGCGACAACGACACCACGGCTGCCCGGGAGGACTGCGAAAGGCAGGTCCTCCAGGGGTGCCAGGCGGCCTACTGCAGCTACGGCACCTGCAGCCGGGACTGCAACTTGGAAGCCCAGAACGCCTGCCTTTCTATCCATGACGACTATACAGATTGCCAAGCATGCAAGCAAGGTATGTTCCAGTCATGCTTCCCCACCTGCCAAAGCAACTGCAACAGCACCTGCGTCAAGAAAGAACATGGATGCTGA